A stretch of DNA from Tigriopus californicus strain San Diego chromosome 11, Tcal_SD_v2.1, whole genome shotgun sequence:
aaattcaaacaatgtatttatccaccaacgaattgctcgtaaactctttggagttgaaaacgcactagagaactgatctcgaaggatgttggccatagactctacacattgtctatggcttccctaTTGACCTCAAAAGAATTGGCGTGgacagatctggctagccaaTTCTGACTCAATCTTGctcaagtctgacttaaatccggCTACAGGATAAACACCTACATACTTCCagcgaatatttgaaggcagccaATAGAACATAATCAAAGTAAAATATGGATATTTTCTCTGGCACACTGGTATAGTGGTTCTCTGGTATATGTAGGTGCATACAAAATGTGTGTAGCTAAAAAGGCAAAGTTGCTAGAATTGAAACACTCTAATCGGATTGATCTACACATGCTTTACCAGCATCAAAAGTGCACTTGGTCAggctttcatttgaattctgtacaaaatatattttgatggCTACATGCCTCAATCGGgcattttggtattttgaaGACCTCGCTGAAACGGAAGAAACCTGCATCATTGAGGCCTCCATGATTTCTAAGATATTTTCCTGGATGGTTGAACTCGATGAGCATGTCAAGCTACAAAATACATGTTCAAAATACTAAAGTCCTATGCAAAATAGCGCATAGAAAGCTATTTGGAAATTGGGCGAGAAGCACACAAGGGAGGTTGGGCTGCCCCAGCTCTCAAAATCAGTATTTCCGGCCTGGCCACTCGAGTCCAGATGGCACGGGAATATGAGACCTCCATGAAGTTTCACTCCATCCTATCGACCGATAAGACCTGACCATAGTTACTAAAGGGGTTGATAGCATCCATGAATTTGGCTACGGCAACTTAAAACTTGACGCGGCATTTGAACCACCGTGAGCCCGGGCGGGCCGAGTGGTCGGACTGGCCGGCCCACGGCCAGCCAGTCTGGCACGTTTGGCCGCCGGACCGTCACGTGAAGGGCTGGGCAGGCGGTGGGCGGCCGGGGTGGACCGACTCATGGGTGGGGCCGAGGCCGGGTCCAGTGGGAGTGGCGGGGCGGGACGCAGGTGTACCTGCCATTGATAGCCGTGTTTAGGCTCCAAACTGAGCCGATGGCCGTGTTGGAGCGGCACAAAGGACTGAACCGGAATGGGGCGGCCGTTGAGGAAGACGCCATTGATGCTGCCCGGGTCTTGGAGCCACCATTGGTCGGGGCCTGGGCCCCCCCATCGGACTTGAATGAGGGCGTGTTGCCGGGAGATTTGCACGTCACGAATCAGGACATCCGCATTTAAACTGCGGCCCAAAATGAAATCCCGGTGGTGGGGCTGCCAAGACAGCAGGGGTTATTACACGCGAGAGCTCAGGGCCACACATACCAACATAGCTAGATACATATCGACGGGCAAGTCTCACCTGAAGGGCCGGGCCGGGGTCGGGGTCGGGACGCCCTGGGCTTTTGCCTTGCGGATCGAGGGTGAGGTGAGCCAAGGGGCCCACGCTCTGGGATCCACAGCCCGTTAAAACGCACACGGTGGACGGGGACTGGGCCATGCTCCAAGCACGCACGGATTTGACGTTTCGGGTTGGAAATTGGGCCAGGCTGTGCGGCAGCTGTTGAGACCAGGTTGGCCAATTCACGGACCACCGATTTTGAGCCCTCAGACTAGAATCGAGACAGAGTGGACAAGCCCGAGACATTTGATTTGGGTGGCTGGGCCGGGCTAGCCTGGGATGAGCTTCAAGCCAGGCTAACCCTCGAGAGAGAGACAGTTGACCCCCGAGATCAGAATCTTGAGCCCGATTTCAATTGATGTCAACGAGCGGGGAGAATTGTATTACCATACCCATGCTTTTGGGTCGTTTTATCCTGATTTGACATCGAACGGTAACATCTAGGCTGACCCTATGCTATTAACTTAATGGCCTGACGACGAGGTGGTCTCGCCCATGTCTTCAACCCTCATGGCTTGTGTAGCATCAGTAGAATACCCAGTCCATGACCAATTTTACCCTCAAGCGCCATTCGTGCACGCGTGATCAATGGCTGACCGGCATCAAGTCAGCCCGAGACCCGGATATTTTTCCAACTGATCTGTGCTGGAAACTGGCTTATTATCGGCCATTTGGGCATCCCTGATCAGTGCAGGCTTCGATTGTTGTCTGTCTGTTGAGACTTGTTTTCATTCGATGAGTCGTTCCAGCGTGATGAAATTTTTTTGAACCCTTTCTCGGTGCGATTTTGGGCGGGTGTTTGGATTCTAAGATCCCAAGATTTTTTGGGCAGCCAGTTCTGGTGTTGGCTGACTTTCTGCCCCAGTTATGATAATGTTAAAGTTACAATACTATACAAGTATTAAAGggcaaaaatttcaatttaatgggcttaaaaaccattttaaagaccaaatataacaaaaaaaataaataatggGTGTGAAGAGCACAAAGTGCAAAAAGTGCCGTATTGCAATTTGAAAAGActatcaataaaaaaaaaaaaaatatcactaaATTGTCACAGCCATCTCTCTAGAAGTTCATCAAATTTTATTATACTTTAAAATGGTTTGTTctcaaaagatatttcttgaaTTCTGAATCATTCACTATCTCAcacattcaattcaaatccatgcAAAACCTATTCATTGGATAATATTTGGGATTGGTCGAAGGACCTTCCTCAAACGTAGACCAAAATCGAGAATTTGAAACCTGGATGAGAGTTATGAAATGTTGACTACATAAACAGAGACATGTGTGATTATTTAGAAACAAAATATACTTTCAAAGACTTCGATTTTAAAGTGGTTTAAGgagctttcatttttcatacgAATTATTACGATGGTTGATTAAGTGCTAGAGATAATTGAGATAATCTTATTAATGAAATTTTTTGTTAAAAGTCTCACATGtcttttaaaaaacaaattacgtgtttttgttccattttaatTGCATCGTTGGGACAGTCCTCCTCATAATTGAATATATGACTTAAGCTACaattttaactttaaaaaTGCACCCGCAGTGGTCCACCGCTTCAAATAATGCCAGGATACCAATCATTCATGGATTGGCAGTCAAgtctttatttttcttttacgtTCAGTAACGAAGACGCTTCCTCATTTACCCAAGATCTCACGGACCTTGACATGCATCACTTTTTCTGATTCGCCCATGAAATGATGCAGGATCTGAAGGAGCACATCCCCAATGACTTTATGCTCATCATTCGTGACTTTATGTTTAAGTTCAAGTTCGCCCAGAGTGATGGTATATTGACGATACACTTGTCTGAGATCCTCGACAAAATctttctgcttcttcttggcTCCATCCGCCAATTGTTCCCGATGTTCGCGGGTTATTTTAGGCATAGGTACATAGATCCGCAAGCCCTCCTGTTGGGGGTTCAAGTTCAGGCCCGACGTTTGTAAAACCTTGATGATGGTCACAGCGGCCTGTGGGAAGGCTTGACAATCGATCACGATCCGCTTTGGATCTTTTTTCGAAATCGAAGCCACCTCTTTCAAAGGAAATTGATCTCCCTCCAAGTCAACGAGTAATTCGTCCACCGCTGTGGCCGATCTAAAAGTACAAACGATCACAAACTTGCCACGTGTTGCAGTAAATATAAAGTTTACatatttctatcaaaatttAGCCTAGACAAgtaaatggaataaatgtcagagcggtttggctgggcattttgtctttgattttactccatggaataacgtcagctgttcatggacgcgttcacttgacaagccctatcaAGATTATAAAAGCCAACTTTGGCTTTTGGGAACATTGGAGGTAACAACTTTTATTCATGATAATAACCTTGAGTCTCAACAAAACAACGGAACACAATGGCCACTATTCCGAAACTATATTTCATTGCCGTCAGTCCGTGACTGGAAAGCATGTTTCCATTTACTAGTGAAGTAAAAGCAGGTTTCCATTGGTCAAATTTGccttgcattttttggaatcaaatttTTACTGAAAAAAGCCCTCAATCACAAAAATGCGTCTCAAATGGTTGTCACTTTCTTTGCGATTAGCTGATTCCTGTGCGGTTTTCAAAGAGTTGACATGgtaaatatttcatattcattAGCCTTTTCATGCCCCTTCTGTTCATTCTTGATAATTTGAAAAACCCAAATTGTCGAAGGTGTGTGATTATGTCGACATATTTCACGCCCCATTTTCATGAACTTCATGTTAAGAAAGTTATGGACATTGATTAAATAACTAATCTTTGACCTGAAGAACATTCCCATGCGGCCTAAAGcgagtttctttttttagaaagTCGGAGACCTCGGACtttggtgcttggacgttaTTCAGTATGAAAATAAGTTGACCAGAGTGGTAAGTGGATGTTCATTGTGTTTGTGTGACGTCCAAAAAGCCTGAACTCTGAAGtaagagcgtttaaaaaaaacaggcctctggtaCGTTTTTTTATGGATCTGATCCACCTAAGACTGAATCATTCTGAAGTCATGGGGACTCACCTTAAACTAAAGTTTTGGAGGTAGTACTTTTGCAATTGGCCCACCACGTGGTCCAGATCGGTCCAATATTGATCAATATCTAATATGTGGCGCATCGACTGATAAGTCATGGTCAAGGTATGACCACTTTTGGCTTTGTTGCGCCCTGAAATAAAGACACCAAGCGCCAGTTAGTCCGAAAGGCTCAATTCATAGGTGGGCCACAGCCATGTATCGCCAAACAGTCGTTACGCGTGGTCTACCTTTGGCCGTATCCGGATGATGTTTGCCGGCGTTTTGTTGGTGTCGGGCCAGAAAATGGGCGGCTGGCGAGGATTGGGCGTCCAGGATTTCGTTCACGGTGGCTTGTGAGggctcgtcctcgtcgtcctcacCATCTGACAACACATCCTCCATGAACTCCTTCATGGCCTTACTGGGCTTGTCGGCCTTACCGCCTTTACTCGCTTTACCTTTATTGGCCGAGCAGGGGGCGTGTGTGTGAAAGGCCGAGAGACCATGGGGGGGAACCAGGACTGGGTGGAGCTGGCTCCCCACCGGCACGCGGGTGTGGGGCGTTAAAGCGGTCCACGGGCAAATTGTGCGCCTGACCCGTGGGGTCCGCAGTAGGGTGAGAACGGCCAGCCTCATGAGGCAGATAATCGTAGATTTTTTAcagcttttttttggttttctagTTTCATGTGTTTAGTATTTTGGTTCCAAGAATGGGTTGGAAGACTGGTCCACTTGAGGTTGCGGGGGCTAGTTTTGAGGCATGCTCGCGGAGATATTTcagaaatgaaattaaaaaaaaagttttaagcAACCACTTCGTTGATGATAACTGATCAGTGTCAGCCCATAATCTTCTGGAAGCTTGTGATACTATTGAAATTTATTACAATTACTATTAATATTGCTATTGGTATGaatatgaaaaagaagagtgataattttcaaaataactcagagttttttaccaaaaaagtaacgcattaCTGCTGCtgtaaattaaaaaaaaaaaagtaactcgTTACCAATATCATtacatttgcaaaagaaaagacggcctaaaattgcaaaaaaaaaaaaacattttgtacAAATTTTTAACGTTTAGGAAATAAGACGTGAAACAATTGACTGATACATGTAGTTAGTAAGATATAATGGTTCAAGGGCAAAGGGTTGCCTagtttcaatctttttgtcacttttgctAAACATTCTAGCAAGTATTTTTCATGGTTTGGAAAAAGTTCCATGGGCTTGACgcaaggaaaatcagggttacattttgaggctaagttaaaaaaagaaaaaaaatgaaaattgataacCTTAGTTGCAGCCTCTCCTGATTATTTATTCAATCCTACTAGTAACAAATAAGCCACTGCATTTGAGAGGGAACTTTTAAAAGAATTGAGGAGAACATCTTTATACGCtatttccttttcttgttgaaaaaagaggaaattaaCAGTAGTGGTAGGGCTAAAAACCCGTTCTGTTACCGTAACTTTTGCAAAGCACCATAGATCTGTCACTAAATCATGAAAACCCATCCAttgtttttcaacaattttgaaattcacaAAGTATATTTATAGAAATTGAACCCTAGAAAACATGAAGGTTAACACTAGATACATATTCAATTGGTCCAACTCCCcgctttggctcaaaaatatgGAATTCCCTCTGGAGCACCAAATTGATAGGGTTTGCGTATTTGTAATGTAATGGTTCACCCAGCATGTTTTGAGTCCAGAGGATGGCTCTTCCCTCAGATTCTCCAGTAAGTAGGTGACCCAAGTAGTGATACTCTAGCCTACATTGCAGATATCATAATGCCTTGCCATACCCCAAAATTGGGTATTCATGGTGTCAAAGCAACCACTCATGTTGCTTTAAAGATCACAAAGAAACTGGAATCTGGATTAATagcattgaaagaaaatgctctACCAAGTGATTTATGGCTGGGTTGCCAAGAGTATTGAGTATCAAGCCTCTTGTGGGGCACATTCCTTCGTTTTTGGGCCACATTTTCATTATTCCGAGGCCTATTTTAAACAGTTCCACACAACCAGACCAGGGCAACTTGCCCTAATACATGTCAAAATAAAACGTAATATGCTGCTAAGAGTAAGTTAAAACACTAGTAAATTGAGAAGTTTTGATACTCCTGACTGTCACGGTCTTAAAAGAATGCCCATCCCTGATAAAGACCGCCTGAGCGCTCTATTAGTATTAGGAATATCCCGCTGGACATTTCGTTTTCTCACCCACCCTCGTCAGGTCCATGGGTGGTATAAAAAATTCAACACCCTTGTTTTGATTCTGGACGTTCTGGACACATGGATGGACCCACATGCTGAATGATTATGCATATacattgaatttgatattggtGAATAAATCTAGACATCCCCTCCACCCCATATACGACTTGACGCTTTGATCATGTGGACCCACGAAATAGAAACAGTGGAGGCCATCCAAGGCGTCCTCAACGAGCTCGATTGCTCGGATATCTGTCGTCGTTGCGTATTGCGTTTAGCCGGGGTGAAGAAGTCCCACGAATTCCTAAAGGTGGCCGATCCACCCACTCCTGCCACCGTAATACCAACTCGTTTCGCTTTgtcccatcatcatcatcatcatcatcccactTGATTGACGTGTCTCTCCCCGCCAGGATCAGGATCCCACGGAACCCGAgtccaaaaaggccaaattagCTGAGGCTCCGCTTTCCATTCCACCCTGTTGTCGGGCGTGTCTGGGCATCATGCAAGACTCCATCATGGCCGAGGCTTTGAGTCAGGTGGGGACTGCCAAGCTTGATGTTATCACTGTGCGGTCATGCCTTATGCCATCTTGGATTCCAGATTGGCCCTCAATTGACCGACTGTCCTTTTGACGCTGACCACTTCACTTTGGCCGTGTCCGTGCCCACGTCCCTGGCTTTGCGCGAGCACTCGCTCAAACTGATCTTGACGGACCGTGTCCCGGGCTTCTTCGAGGGTTGCGTGGTGCCCGTGAAACAGGCTTGGAAGTGGATTAACGGCCCTAAATTCGAAGCTGTCATGGGCAAGAAGTTCGTGACGGGCGATAGTTGCCAGTTCTTTGTCGAGTTCCAAGTCACTTTAGCCGAGGATGAAGCCGAAAAGGCGTGTTTGTAAGGTCGATCAAGCCCCTCGGATAGCTCAAACGGCGGTTGGCCCAATGTTGACCCGGTGGTTTAAATGCCTTGACTTACAAGTTGCCAGAGCAATACCCCCCACTCatattagcatttttctagggGGTTTAATCATGCCGAATAATTGGCAATGATTTATGGAGTGCTATCTCAGATTGAAAACTTGCCTGTCTAACAACATTATATAGATTATAGCTTTCACAAACCTGTCTATTGTGAGTTGGAAACACACTGGATTggccaatgaattgaaattttacgtgttatgttgaatttgaataggATGTAAAAGTTTTTAATCTCAGCAAGAATTATAGATAGCCAAAAATGGAGGGTGATTCTCACAATTTTACGTGCTAGAAAAGGGTGAAAGTGAGTTTGAGTCTTTTCGTCGAACTCGATAAGACTTTTTGCAAAGCAATGCTTGCCCTTCGTACTTGAGAGACAAAGTACTTTTTTGCCAAGAAGCAATACTTTGAGTGTTAACTTAATATCGTATTGattccaacatattttgtcttgtttttcaatgaattgtgaaaatgttcatctttttttttgactatAAAGCAATTCATTTTTAGACAAATTTGCAGAAGATGATAGTAAATAAACGTGGCGGCTTGATGACAATAATTGATAGCACCATCTACTCCAACATTCTTTGGCAACGTGGCAACAATGACAGAAGGATATTTTTAACCAATTTGTAGACGCGTCGGTTTTTGATCAAGCATTTGTGCATTTTATTCATATTCATCTCAATCAAAGTTGTTTATGAAAAATAATGTAATGCACATCAAGTACCAATTACTTATAAGCACGTTCCAACAAGTTGTCGTAGAGGCAGTAATGGAGGTGCTTATCTGAACCCTTGGTTATATTTGCCCATGCCAACTATTATACATGATTAATAATAAAAGCTAACATACATACTGTTTAGAAAATGAATAGTTTCAAGTTCGGTTCAAAAGACTGAGAAACTCTTATTCTCAGCCTGTGCCATTCACTTTGAATGAGGTTCATATCCGTTGCACTAAAATTCATAAAGCGCTTATCATAATCAGCTTTTCTTTGTTTAGAGTGGACATGTGCAAATTGGAGTACCTTCAACGACAACACAAACAGAAAACCTATCATATGGGTTTGGTCACTCGAGTGGCTCTGGAGAAATCCTTGCAGGATGTGAGCGATGAGCAATTTCGAAAGCATTATCCGGTCCCACCTACCCGACCCTTATCCCGATTTCAACCCGATGTCAAGATGACGCACAACAGTATTTTCTTGGCTGGTAAGCGATCATTCCCTTTTTAGACCAATTTCCCTGTATCTATgcttaaaaatgaatgcaacTTATGCTGAGAGTTATCTCCTGCTCATTAGCCGTTGCGGAAACAAACCTGCCAGGTAATCAATCACCTTTGGCTGGCTATTTCCGAGACCAgattattttgactttgaaagcTCTGGCTTGTTGAACATTAGAAATAAGGGGTCAAAAATTATTTGGTTTTGGGTCCAACATTTGCTGCCAATAAGTCCCCACAACTCTAAGGtaatttgcaagaaaaaaatcctcctCTTCAGCTGGAACTGTAGAAAAATGGCTGATataaggaagtctgcaaaagaagaaatagaGATAATATCCATTTTAACAGGTCGGTTTGACACTTTCACAGTGCCTGAATGAGGTTTTCTACAGTTTGAACGAAAGAGTCGGCTATTTTAATCATTTAACATTTTGCTTGTGGAGACGGATGGACGGAAAATGTACGACCCTAAACAACAAAGTCACGGAACTGACATCGAGGAGGTTCTATGTGGGGATATACAACATTTTGCGAAATTTTAATTCAGCCAGAGTTTGAGAATTCAAGAAGGTAGCCACATTTATTAAAGGAATGGTACTGTTTTAACATGAAACTGTGTTTTATGGTTATTTTAGCGGTccaacaaaaaatggctttaTAGAGCTGAAAATTAAACTTGTTTTATGCAGGCTTCTAAAAGTTGTATAGCTATTGTAAATTGATATTGACAAGCGATAGAATATGACTTTTCTGTTGGAAGTACGATTACTCGATTAtcctcaattcaaaatcatatttCCTTACAAGGTTCAcacagaaatgaaatgatgttaaTGATACATTCAATCTAGAATAGATTTGAAATTCCCTGATCCAATGTTTTTAAGTGTGTTGACGAATAGTAATAGA
This window harbors:
- the LOC131889848 gene encoding tRNA pseudouridine synthase Pus10-like isoform X2, producing the protein MWTHEIETVEAIQGVLNELDCSDICRRCVLRLAGVKKSHEFLKVADPPTPATDQDPTEPESKKAKLAEAPLSIPPCCRACLGIMQDSIMAEALSQIGPQLTDCPFDADHFTLAVSVPTSLALREHSLKLILTDRVPGFFEGCVVPVKQAWKWINGPKFEAVMGKKFVTGDSCQFFVEFQVTLAEDEAEKACLVDMCKLEYLQRQHKQKTYHMGLVTRVALEKSLQDVSDEQFRKHYPVPPTRPLSRFQPDVKMTHNSIFLAGRYNKYSRELPQTPWLVDGERKAESSVEELIISDIKEALVFDSTNFSSSGREDVDVRMLGDGRPFLFELTNPRQTMFKPGELYEIQKKINAHSKIVQVHDLQLVKKAETNRLKEGEDQKTKTYNALCRLCPGKNSTNLMSMTDIKAKLELIKNLELKQRTPIRVLHRRPNAVRKRSVYFMEVTPLTSDQFKLRLSTQAGTYVKEFVHGDFDRTIPNLSSILETEKIDLDWPAKTHPS
- the LOC131889848 gene encoding tRNA pseudouridine synthase Pus10-like isoform X1, which gives rise to MWTHEIETVEAIQGVLNELDCSDICRRCVLRLAGVKKSHEFLKVADPPTPATDQDPTEPESKKAKLAEAPLSIPPCCRACLGIMQDSIMAEALSQIGPQLTDCPFDADHFTLAVSVPTSLALREHSLKLILTDRVPGFFEGCVVPVKQAWKWINGPKFEAVMGKKFVTGDSCQFFVEFQVTLAEDEAEKACLVDMCKLEYLQRQHKQKTYHMGLVTRVALEKSLQDVSDEQFRKHYPVPPTRPLSRFQPDVKMTHNSIFLAGRYNKYSRELPQTPWLVDGERKAESSVEELIISDIKEALVFDSTNFSSSGREDVDVRMLGDGRPFLFELTNPRQTMFKPGELYEIQKKINAHSKIVQVHDLQLVKKAETNRLKEGEDQKTKTYNALCRLCPGKNSTNLMSMTDIKAKLELIKNLELKQRTPIRVLHRRPNAVRKRSVYFMEVTPLTSDQFKLRLSTQAGTYVKEFVHGDFDRTIPNLSSILETEVDILALDVEKIDLDWPAKTHPS
- the LOC131889851 gene encoding ribosome-recycling factor, mitochondrial-like, with product MRLAVLTLLRTPRVRRTICPWTALTPHTRVPVGSQLHPVLVPPHGLSAFHTHAPCSANKGKASKGGKADKPSKAMKEFMEDVLSDGEDDEDEPSQATVNEILDAQSSPAAHFLARHQQNAGKHHPDTAKGRNKAKSGHTLTMTYQSMRHILDIDQYWTDLDHVVGQLQKYYLQNFSLRSATAVDELLVDLEGDQFPLKEVASISKKDPKRIVIDCQAFPQAAVTIIKVLQTSGLNLNPQQEGLRIYVPMPKITREHREQLADGAKKKQKDFVEDLRQVYRQYTITLGELELKHKVTNDEHKVIGDVLLQILHHFMGESEKVMHVKVREILGK